In one Burkholderiales bacterium GJ-E10 genomic region, the following are encoded:
- a CDS encoding chemotaxis-specific methylesterase, whose amino-acid sequence MAKTRVLIIDDSALIRSLLTGIIGGQPDLEVVGAAPDPLIAREMIRALDPDVVTLDIEMPRMDGLDFLERLMRLRPMPVVMVSTLTERGAEATIRALELGAIDFVAKPKLGIASGMQELADEICEKIRVAAKAHMHRHVAKPAAEAARKDAPARYSHTSTEKIVAIGASTGGTEAIREVLVRLPPDFPGVLITQHMPPGFTRSFAARMNTVSPLAVSEAVDGERVLPGHAYIAPGSRHMRLTRSGANYVIALDDSEPVNRHRPSVEVLFRSVAQVAGGNALGVMLTGMGRDGAQAMREMRDAGSYNIAQDEASCVVFGMPREAIAAGAVDEVLPVTAIAGRLLEKLAQVGVAHRV is encoded by the coding sequence ATGGCAAAGACGCGCGTTCTGATCATCGACGACTCGGCCCTCATCCGCAGCCTTTTGACGGGCATCATCGGCGGGCAACCGGACCTGGAAGTCGTCGGTGCCGCGCCGGACCCGCTGATTGCCCGCGAGATGATCCGCGCGCTCGACCCCGACGTCGTCACCCTCGACATCGAGATGCCGCGCATGGACGGGCTGGACTTCCTCGAGCGGCTGATGCGCCTGCGGCCCATGCCGGTGGTCATGGTGTCGACGCTGACCGAACGCGGCGCCGAAGCGACGATCCGGGCGCTCGAGCTGGGCGCGATCGACTTCGTCGCCAAGCCGAAGCTCGGCATCGCCAGCGGAATGCAGGAACTCGCGGACGAGATCTGCGAAAAGATTCGCGTCGCAGCGAAGGCGCACATGCACCGGCACGTCGCCAAGCCGGCGGCGGAGGCCGCGCGCAAGGATGCCCCGGCGCGATACTCCCACACCTCGACCGAGAAGATCGTCGCCATCGGGGCGTCCACCGGCGGAACCGAAGCGATTCGCGAAGTCCTGGTGCGCCTGCCGCCGGATTTCCCCGGCGTTCTCATCACGCAGCACATGCCGCCGGGATTCACGCGCAGCTTTGCCGCGCGGATGAACACGGTCAGCCCGCTCGCCGTGAGCGAGGCGGTCGACGGCGAGCGGGTGCTCCCCGGGCACGCCTACATCGCCCCGGGGAGCCGCCACATGCGGCTGACCCGCAGCGGCGCCAACTACGTGATCGCGCTGGACGACTCGGAGCCGGTCAACCGGCATCGCCCTTCGGTCGAAGTGCTGTTCCGCTCGGTTGCCCAGGTCGCCGGCGGCAATGCGCTGGGCGTGATGCTGACCGGGATGGGGCGCGATGGCGCCCAGGCGATGCGCGAGATGCGCGACGCCGGCAGCTACAACATCGCACAGGACGAGGCGAGTTGCGTGGTGTTCGGCATGCCCCGGGAGGCGATCGCCGCCGGCGCGGTGGATGAGGTTCTGCCGGTGACGGCGATCGCCGGACGTCTGCTGGAGAAACTGGCGCAGGTCGGCGTGGCGCACCGGGTGTGA
- a CDS encoding chemoreceptor glutamine deamidase CheD produces MLRPAAPSAIPPKPRATGAEGEARTFYVDREFDRNAVKLLPGEFFVSAEDIVLSTVLGSCVAACIWDRSARIGGMNHFMLPAEGAAGDAWAGASGRYGVFAMEQLINELLKRGAKKANLEAKVFGGGAVLRAITSLNIGERNAAFVLEFCRNEGLRVVAQDLLDVHPRRVVFFPATGRALSKKLATADAAVAVFEQQYTAKINTAEVAGDIELF; encoded by the coding sequence ATGCTGCGCCCCGCCGCGCCGTCCGCGATCCCGCCGAAGCCCCGCGCCACCGGTGCGGAGGGGGAGGCCCGGACCTTCTATGTCGACCGCGAGTTCGATCGCAACGCGGTCAAGCTGCTGCCGGGCGAGTTCTTTGTCTCGGCGGAGGACATCGTCCTGTCGACGGTGCTCGGATCCTGCGTCGCGGCCTGCATCTGGGATCGCAGCGCGCGCATCGGCGGCATGAACCACTTCATGCTGCCCGCCGAAGGCGCGGCGGGAGATGCCTGGGCCGGCGCTTCGGGTCGCTATGGCGTCTTCGCGATGGAGCAGCTCATCAACGAACTGCTCAAGCGCGGCGCGAAGAAGGCCAATCTCGAGGCCAAGGTGTTCGGCGGCGGTGCCGTGCTGCGCGCGATCACGTCGCTCAACATCGGCGAGCGCAACGCCGCCTTCGTGCTCGAATTCTGCCGCAATGAAGGCCTCCGCGTGGTGGCACAGGATCTGCTCGACGTCCATCCGCGGCGCGTCGTCTTTTTTCCGGCCACCGGTCGGGCCCTGAGCAAGAAATTGGCCACGGCCGACGCGGCCGTCGCGGTGTTCGAGCAGCAATACACCGCCAAGATCAACACGGCCGAGGTCGCCGGAGACATCGAACTTTTTTGA
- a CDS encoding chemotaxis protein methyltransferase: protein MPGIAVPDDAFDPAERREYEFRKADFDRVRALIRQRAGIHLAEHKQNMVYSRLSRRLRVHAIHSFTEYLDRLERDEPFSQTETQEFVNALTTNLTSFFREAHHFDALTEFLHAGTGREPPKIWCAAASTGEEPYSIAMTMMEAAAGRAPGKLLASDIDTGVLETAVRGVYRLDAVQRACGPTRPSRFFLRGTGANVGFVRVRPDLARLVEFAQVNLLATDWPLVRQFAGGAFDAVFCRNVMIYFDKSTQREIMARIAGVLRPGGLLFVGHSENFTDCRDTFILRGKTVYQRL from the coding sequence TTGCCGGGGATCGCCGTGCCGGATGATGCCTTCGACCCCGCCGAGCGGCGCGAATACGAATTTCGGAAGGCGGACTTCGATCGCGTCCGCGCGCTGATCCGCCAGCGCGCAGGAATCCATCTTGCCGAGCACAAGCAGAACATGGTGTACAGCCGCCTCAGCCGGCGGCTGCGTGTCCATGCCATCCACTCCTTCACGGAATACCTGGACCGGCTCGAGCGCGACGAGCCGTTCTCCCAGACCGAGACCCAGGAGTTCGTCAACGCCCTGACGACGAACCTGACGTCGTTCTTCCGTGAGGCGCACCATTTCGATGCATTGACCGAGTTCCTGCACGCCGGGACCGGACGGGAGCCGCCCAAGATCTGGTGTGCGGCGGCCTCCACCGGCGAGGAGCCCTACTCGATCGCAATGACGATGATGGAGGCGGCCGCCGGTCGGGCGCCGGGCAAACTCCTGGCGTCGGATATCGACACCGGCGTGCTCGAGACGGCGGTGCGCGGCGTGTACCGGCTGGATGCGGTGCAGCGCGCCTGCGGGCCGACCCGGCCGTCGCGTTTCTTCCTGCGCGGCACCGGCGCCAACGTGGGGTTCGTGCGGGTGCGGCCGGACCTCGCGCGGCTGGTGGAGTTCGCCCAGGTCAACCTGCTCGCGACGGATTGGCCGCTGGTGCGCCAATTCGCCGGCGGGGCATTCGACGCGGTGTTCTGCCGCAACGTGATGATCTACTTCGACAAGAGCACGCAGCGCGAAATCATGGCGCGGATCGCCGGCGTGCTGCGCCCCGGAGGCTTGCTCTTCGTCGGCCATTCCGAAAATTTCACCGATTGCCGGGACACCTTCATCCTGCGCGGCAAGACGGTTTATCAGAGGCTATAG
- a CDS encoding chemotaxis protein CheA: MGEIVSQGVSQGASQDGFDLSQFYDVFFEEAGDNLMNMESLLLNIDVGAPRDEDLHAIFRVAHSIKGGAATFGFADVTHLTHELETLLDRVRRHELALDRTMVDVLLEASDVVKAQLARYQGSAGDSPDTTDLVGRIKRLAAGETLSAEPARTPAPSDDLPPGARRLHVRVGPLRDAAVANNLEELFRDIPDLGTFVAADEGKLDAEGCRRFRVTTKSPDSELIELFSFHVAREQIRIEPDSGAASPARRAADGVAEEGEGFGFFVDPGTLPAAQHAAQEAAEESKDGSGDAHAPVRGGADPAPERKAGEARPAAGHSANLESNTLRVPIERVDQLINLVGELVITQAMISQQVKDLDPTHFRALTAGVADLERNSRHLQEAVMSIRMIPMSFVFNRFPRMIRDLATKLGKKIELKMIGEATELDKGLIEKIVDPLTHLVRNSADHGLETPDRRRAAGKNETGTITLAASHQGGSIVIEVRDDGQGLRRDKILAKARERGLAARDDMTDAEVWALIWEAGFSTADQVSDISGRGVGMDVVRRNIISLGGTAEIESAEGFGTCVRVRLPLTLAIMDGMSIGVGEETYILPLSSVVESFQIEAGMIQTVGSSGRVVKVREEYMPVVALEEIFEVPPPPEPTDVPKILVVVEAEGRRLAAIVDELLGQHQVVVKNLEANYRRVSNISGATILGDGRVALIIDVGSLVKRARH, translated from the coding sequence ATGGGTGAAATCGTGAGTCAGGGCGTGAGTCAGGGCGCGAGTCAGGATGGTTTCGACCTCTCGCAGTTCTATGACGTGTTTTTCGAAGAGGCCGGCGACAACCTCATGAACATGGAGTCGCTGCTGCTCAATATCGACGTCGGCGCCCCGCGGGATGAGGATCTGCATGCGATCTTCCGGGTCGCGCATTCGATCAAGGGCGGCGCGGCGACCTTCGGCTTCGCCGATGTGACCCACCTCACCCACGAGCTGGAGACCCTGCTGGATCGCGTCCGCCGCCATGAGCTGGCGCTCGATCGCACCATGGTCGATGTGCTCCTCGAGGCCAGCGACGTCGTCAAGGCGCAGCTCGCACGCTATCAGGGCAGCGCGGGCGATTCCCCCGACACGACCGATCTGGTCGGGCGCATCAAGCGCCTGGCGGCGGGCGAGACGCTGTCGGCGGAGCCGGCCAGGACCCCGGCGCCGAGCGATGATCTGCCGCCCGGGGCGCGCAGGCTGCATGTGCGGGTCGGGCCGTTGCGCGACGCCGCGGTGGCGAACAATCTCGAGGAGCTGTTCCGCGATATTCCCGATCTCGGGACGTTCGTTGCGGCCGACGAAGGCAAGCTCGATGCCGAAGGTTGCCGGCGGTTCCGCGTCACGACGAAATCGCCCGATTCCGAGCTGATCGAGCTGTTCTCCTTTCATGTCGCGCGGGAGCAGATCCGGATCGAACCGGACTCCGGGGCGGCTTCCCCGGCCCGGCGCGCGGCCGACGGCGTCGCCGAGGAAGGCGAGGGATTCGGGTTTTTCGTCGACCCCGGAACCCTGCCGGCGGCGCAGCACGCTGCGCAGGAAGCGGCGGAGGAATCGAAGGACGGTTCGGGCGATGCCCACGCGCCGGTGCGCGGCGGCGCCGACCCCGCGCCGGAACGCAAGGCCGGCGAGGCCAGGCCGGCGGCTGGACATTCGGCCAATCTCGAGTCGAACACCTTGCGCGTGCCCATCGAGCGCGTGGATCAATTGATCAACCTGGTGGGCGAACTCGTCATCACCCAGGCGATGATCAGCCAGCAGGTCAAGGATCTCGACCCGACCCATTTTCGCGCGCTGACGGCCGGAGTCGCCGATCTGGAGCGCAATTCGCGTCACCTGCAGGAAGCAGTGATGTCGATCCGGATGATCCCGATGTCCTTCGTGTTCAACCGGTTCCCGCGCATGATCCGCGACCTTGCCACCAAGCTGGGCAAGAAGATCGAATTGAAGATGATCGGGGAGGCCACCGAGCTCGACAAGGGCTTGATCGAGAAGATCGTCGATCCGCTCACGCACCTCGTGCGCAACTCCGCCGACCACGGACTGGAGACCCCCGATCGCCGCCGCGCCGCGGGCAAGAACGAGACCGGCACCATCACGCTGGCGGCATCCCACCAGGGCGGCTCGATCGTCATCGAAGTGCGTGACGACGGCCAGGGACTGCGGCGCGACAAGATTCTCGCCAAGGCTCGCGAGCGCGGCCTCGCCGCGCGCGACGACATGACCGACGCCGAGGTGTGGGCGCTGATCTGGGAGGCCGGATTTTCCACGGCGGACCAGGTCAGCGACATCTCGGGTCGCGGAGTCGGAATGGACGTGGTTCGCCGCAACATCATTTCCCTGGGGGGAACGGCGGAGATCGAATCTGCCGAAGGCTTCGGGACCTGCGTGCGCGTACGCCTGCCGCTCACGCTTGCGATCATGGACGGGATGTCGATCGGCGTGGGCGAGGAGACCTACATTCTGCCGCTGTCCTCGGTCGTGGAGTCGTTCCAGATCGAGGCCGGGATGATCCAGACGGTGGGATCTTCGGGCCGGGTAGTGAAGGTGCGAGAAGAGTACATGCCGGTGGTGGCGCTGGAAGAGATCTTCGAGGTGCCGCCGCCTCCGGAGCCCACGGACGTACCGAAGATCCTGGTCGTCGTCGAGGCCGAAGGCCGGCGGCTGGCCGCGATCGTCGACGAATTGCTGGGCCAGCACCAGGTCGTCGTCAAGAACCTGGAAGCCAATTACCGGCGCGTCTCCAACATCTCGGGCGCGACCATCCTGGGCGATGGCCGCGTGGCCTTGATCATCGACGTCGGCAGCCTGGTCAAGCGGGCGCGGCACTGA
- a CDS encoding chemotaxis protein CheY gives MHSILAVDDSASMRQMVAFTLKGAGYNVIEAADGQEALDKARAENIDLVLTDQNMPRMDGITLVQNLRGLAAYATTPILILTTESGADMKAKGKAAGATGWLVKPFDPGKLLDVVRKVIR, from the coding sequence ATGCATTCGATTCTGGCGGTGGATGATTCCGCGTCGATGCGGCAGATGGTGGCGTTCACCCTCAAGGGGGCGGGCTACAACGTGATCGAGGCGGCGGATGGCCAGGAAGCGCTGGACAAGGCCCGCGCGGAGAACATCGATCTGGTCCTGACCGACCAGAACATGCCGCGGATGGACGGAATCACCCTGGTGCAGAACCTGCGAGGACTCGCGGCCTATGCGACGACGCCGATCCTGATCCTCACCACCGAATCGGGCGCCGACATGAAGGCGAAGGGCAAGGCCGCCGGCGCGACCGGCTGGCTGGTGAAGCCGTTCGACCCGGGCAAGCTGCTCGATGTCGTGCGCAAAGTGATCCGCTGA